The genomic region ACCAAGGCCGGAACGTTCGAATATTCCTGCCTGATTCCGGATCACCGCGACTACGGGATGACCGGCCGCGTCATCGTGAAATGAAATCATCAACGAAAGAAAGGACAACAACCATGAACAGGATCATCCGGATTGCGCGCGCGGCCTCGCTTGCGCTGGCGTTGGCATTGAGTGCGCCTTGGGGCGCGGCGTTCGCGCAGGGCGCTGATATCGATGGCGAGGTCAAGAAGATCGACGAGGGCGCGGGGAAGATCACGCTCAAGCACGGCCCGGCCAGGAGCCTTGGCATGGACGAGCCGATGACGATGGTCTACCGGGTCAAGGATCCGGCGCTGCTGAAGCAGGTCAGGGTCGGCGACAAGGTCCGGTTCGAGGCCAAGGAGGGCGACGGCGGCTACACCGTCACCGCGATCCAGAAGGCAAAGTGAGGCGACGGCCCGCATCAACAGGTTGGGCTGTCGGCTGAACCCAGCCGGCAGCCCTTGACCGCGACACATGATCCGCAGAGCGGTTCCAGACGGATCGGCTTGAATGCGTTACGTGGTCGGCCTTATCCTGTCGTCTGGAAGGACGAGCAATGAACGATTGCTGTGAGCAGAAGACGACCGAATGCTGCGCACCACCGCCGCTGACGCTGCCGGTCAAGGCTCGTGTGCGGGCAGGGGACCGCGATCGCGCGGTCGATTCGTGCGGCTGCTCAGGCGGCGTTCCCGTCTTCGACGGTCTCGATCCACGCTACAGGCGCGTGCTCTGGACGGTCATCGGCATCAATGGCGCGATGTTCCTGACCGAGATGATCGCGGGTCAGCTTGCCGGATCGCAGGCGCTCAAGGCCGATGCGCTCGACTTCCTTGCTGATACGCTCACCTATGGATTGAGCCTTGCGGTGATCGGCGCCAGCCTGCGTGTGCGTGCCTCCGCTGCGCTGCTGAAGGGCGCGTCGCTGAGCCTGATGGCGCTGTGGGTGTTCGGCTCGACCGTCTACCAGACGTTCGTGCTCGGCGTGCCGAAGGCCGAGGTGATGGGCGCCATCGGCACGTTGGCACTCGCGGCCAATCTAGGTTCGGTTCTGCTTCTGCTGCCGTACAAGGACGGCGATGCCAATGTCCGCTCGGTCTGGCTCTGCTCGCGCAACGACGCGATCGGAAACCTCATCGTGATGGCGGCGGCTCTCGGCGTGTGGGGATCGGTCTCGGCCTGGCCTGACCTTGCCGTCGCCGCCGTGATGGCGATGATATTCCTTACCTCGTCGGTGCAAATCCTGCGGCAGGCATGGGCCGAATATCGCAAGGCGGCGCTCCGCAGTCCGTTAGCGGCGCATGGCTGATGAAGCCGCAAGCGCCCGGTGCTTCCTGCGACGGGCCGCGGCAGGGCAGAAATTTGCCGCGCATTTACCTTAAATGATGGCTCCGGGGGAACGTCCTTGGCAGCGGTGCGTTGCTGTGCATCATTCGCGCACAGAAGGCCCCCTCATGACAATCAACGCGGCAATACTGATGGCGGCATTGGTGCTGTCGGGAACCGTGTTGGCACAAAGCTCCGGCCCTTCGGCCGGCTCGGCGGGGGCCGGGCAGGCCGCCAATGTGACCACCACCGGTCAGGCGCTGAACAGCGCCAAGAAGACCGGCGACAGCGGGCCGCCGGTGGAGAAGGCCGCGCGTCCGGCAAAGCCGGATGCCGGCGCAGCGGGCAACACGGTGGGGGCGAGCCGCCCGC from Bradyrhizobium elkanii USDA 76 harbors:
- a CDS encoding cation transporter; the encoded protein is MNDCCEQKTTECCAPPPLTLPVKARVRAGDRDRAVDSCGCSGGVPVFDGLDPRYRRVLWTVIGINGAMFLTEMIAGQLAGSQALKADALDFLADTLTYGLSLAVIGASLRVRASAALLKGASLSLMALWVFGSTVYQTFVLGVPKAEVMGAIGTLALAANLGSVLLLLPYKDGDANVRSVWLCSRNDAIGNLIVMAAALGVWGSVSAWPDLAVAAVMAMIFLTSSVQILRQAWAEYRKAALRSPLAAHG
- a CDS encoding copper-binding protein — encoded protein: MNRIIRIARAASLALALALSAPWGAAFAQGADIDGEVKKIDEGAGKITLKHGPARSLGMDEPMTMVYRVKDPALLKQVRVGDKVRFEAKEGDGGYTVTAIQKAK